A genomic segment from Torulaspora globosa chromosome 3, complete sequence encodes:
- the NAT3 gene encoding peptide alpha-N-acetyltransferase complex B subunit NAT3 (ancestral locus Anc_3.465): MSVITLIYSSRHTRATMTTIQPFEATDLFKLSDVNLDILTENFPLEFYFEYLILWPELFFKSVELTSTDEHRNISGYMMAKTEGKGPLWHSHITAVTVAPTFRRISLASMLCRSLEAITDSRPHEVNFIDLFVKCNNSLAIKLYEKLGYSVYRRVVGYYNSSGDGYPATLNSTNDDKDAFDMRKAMQRDQNRSVRADGRKHKCYPHDVRF, from the coding sequence ATGTCAGTAATAACTCTTATTTATTCAAGCCGACACACAAGAGCCACGATGACCACGATCCAACCCTTCGAGGCCACTGATTTGTTCAAATTAAGCGATGTCAATTTAGACATACTGACAGAGAACTTTCCACTAGAATTTTACTTCGAGTATCTTATACTATGGCCtgaactcttcttcaagagtgTAGAACTGACATCGACAGATGAACATAGAAATATTTCTGGTTATATGATGGCCAAGACGGAAGGTAAAGGCCCTCTGTGGCACTCGCATATAACAGCGGTGACTGTAGCACCGACTTTTCGAAGGATATCCTTGGCGTCCATGCTTTGCCGGTCGTTGGAAGCCATTACCGACTCTAGACCGCATGAGGTGAACTTCATCGACCTGTTTGTCAAATGCAACAACAGCCTGGCGATCAAACTGTATGAGAAATTGGGCTATAGTGTATATAGGCGGGTGGTTGGCTATTACAACTCAAGCGGCGACGGGTATCCGGCAACTCTGAACTCGACGAACGACGATAAGGACGCCTTTGACATGAGGAAGGCCATGCAAAGGGATCAGAACCGAAGCGTGAGGGCGGATGGCAGGAAACACAAATGCTATCCTCACGACGTCAGATTTTAG
- the SCD6 gene encoding Scd6p (ancestral locus Anc_3.464): MSQYIGKTISLVSVTENRYVGLLEEIDSEKGTVTLQNVRCFGTEGRKNWGAEEIYPNPTIYKSVKFNGNEVKDLSILDVKLEDVQPVLPPQGVIQPAVGIPQGQVPAAVAGYGVYAPEPAASVQEEVATRRQEQQTRAAPDQRRQPAQGRKVEIPQEDFDFQSNNAKFVRDDSENAGAGPSQNEPAANEESHPEQFYNKKSSFFDSISTSTDTAGNMRWQEEKAMNIDTFGQASARPRFGRGGRGRGGRGGRGRGNRGRGNRGGFQSRNSHLDDSQNGQFARTQQIEF; encoded by the coding sequence ATGTCTCAGTACATCGGCAAGACCATATCGTTGGTCTCTGTGACGGAAAACAGATACGTCGGGttgctggaagagatcgacTCTGAGAAGGGTACGGTGACGCTACAGAACGTCCGTTGTTTTGGCACTGAGGGACGTAAGAACTGGGGTGCCGAGGAGATCTATCCGAATCCGACGATCTACAAGAGTGTGAAGTTTAACGGGAACGAAGTGAAGGATTTGAGTATCCTGGACGTGAAATTGGAAGATGTGCAGCCTGTTTTACCTCCACAGGGTGTGATACAACCGGCAGTGGGAATTCCGCAGGGTCAGGTTCCAGCAGCCGTTGCAGGATATGGCGTGTACGCCCCGGAGCCGGCAGCAAGCGTCCAGGAAGAGGTGGCGACCCGTCGCCAGGAGCAGCAGACGAGAGCTGCACCAGACCAGAGACGCCAGCCTGCCCAAGGCAGAAAGGTCGAGATCCCACAGGAGGATTTCGACTTCCAGAGCAACAACGCCAAGTTTGTCAGGGACGACAGCGAGAACGCAGGCGCTGGGCCGTCTCAGAACGAGCCGGCAGCGAACGAAGAGAGCCATCCCGAGCAGTTCTACAACAAGAAGTCGTCGTTCTTCGACAGCATCTCCACATCCACGGACACAGCCGGGAACATGAGATGGCAGGAGGAAAAGGCCATGAACATCGATACGTTCGGTCAGGCGTCCGCAAGACCAAGATTTGGCCGTGGCGGTAGAGGCAGAGGCGGAAGAGGCGGCAGGGGCAGAGGTAACAGAGGAAGGGGCAACAGAGGAGGATTCCAGAGCAGAAATAGCCACCTGGATGATAGCCAGAATGGCCAATTCGCCCGTACACAGCAAATTGAGTTCTGA
- the ANT1 gene encoding Ant1p (ancestral locus Anc_3.463): MATLEAAFTGAVASSLANVVVYPLDLAKTLLQTQLKESKDEEVKVDKEDEYKNTVDCIWKVFRTRGVLGLYRGMSTSILGNFIQSFCYFFCYTFLRRYYYAIKLVRSKSKGKLVFSTAEELALGMAAAAGSQLFTGPVSVISTRQQTITSQDSNDTSATNIAKQILRENHGDVRAFWKGLKVSLVLTVNPSITYASYQKLKKLLFSVDEFTEVGLTARQNFILGALSKMISTLITQPLIVSKVSLQRAGSRFTNFQQVIYYLYKHEGILALWKGLRPQLAKGLLVQGLLFMFKGELTKALRRLLFLYSSFLVTRNKRLLL, encoded by the coding sequence ATGGCGACACTTGAAGCAGCGTTCACGGGTGCGGTGGCGTCGTCGCTGGCCAATGTGGTGGTGTATCCATTGGACCTGGCCAAGACGCTGTTGCAGACTCAGCTAAAGGAGAGCAAGGACGAGGAAGTGAAGGTCgacaaggaagatgagTACAAGAACACGGTTGATTGCATCTGGAAAGTGTTCAGAACAAGAGGCGTACTCGGTCTGTACCGGGGCATGTCGACGTCCATTCTGGGTAATTTTATCCAGAGCTTTTGCTACTTCTTCTGCTATACGTTCCTGAGAAGGTACTACTATGCGATAAAGCTGGTGAGGTCGAAGAGCAAGGGCAAGCTGGTGTTTTCGACAGCAGAGGAGCTGGCTTTGGGGAtggcagctgcagctgggTCGCAACTGTTCACGGGCCCTGTCTCTGTGATTTCTACGCGGCAGCAGACCATCACCTCGCAGGACAGCAACGACACAAGTGCGACTAACATTGCCAAGCAGATTCTGAGGGAAAATCATGGCGACGTCCGGGCATTCTGGAAGGGTCTCAAAGTGTCGCTCGTTCTCACTGTCAATCCCTCGATCACATACGCATCCTatcagaaactgaagaagctgttgtTTTCCGTTGATGAGTTCACTGAGGTTGGATTGACCGCCAGACAGAACTTCATACTCGGGGCGCTCTCCAAGATGATCTCCACGCTGATCACCCAGCCTTTGATTGTTTCCAAAGTGTCTTTGCAAAGAGCAGGTTCTCGCTTCACGAATTTCCAGCAGGTTATCTACTACCTTTACAAGCATGAGGGCATCCTCGCGCTTTGGAAGGGCTTGAGACCGCAGCTCGCCAAGGGACTGCTTGTGCAGGGCCTACTATTTATGTTCAAGGGAGAGCTTACCAAAGCACTGCGCAGATTACTGTTTCTCTACTCCAGCTTTCTTGTCACCAGAAATAAGCGTTTGCTTCTATAA
- a CDS encoding pyridoxine 4-dehydrogenase (ancestral locus Anc_3.462) — protein MTELPSTLKLKQELSSIDTGYGLMSLTWRAEPVPKPQAFDAMKKVIEIAQSMGHKAFFNVGEFYGPDRANLRYVKEFFEKYPELRKDTLISCKGAADIATLTPNGRHDDVVKSVENCVAAIGGFIDIFEPARLDLSICSDGQAYPYETFEALAEMVERGAIGGISLSEVTADQIRAVYKDWSKYLVCVEVELSMFTPAILTNGVLEATNELNIVTIIYSPLGRGLLTGTITSSKDIPAGDFRNQLHRFKDESLKQNLTLVAFLQQEIVQKRPKSEEITLPQLALGWVKHWNKTKLCAKTHLLPIPSGSSVTRVEENMNEVKAQITDEEFERINDYLKSFKTIGDAYEMAN, from the coding sequence ATGACTGAACTACCATCTACATTGAAATTAAAGCAAGAGCTCTCGAGCATTGACACCGGTTATGGGCTAATGTCCCTCACCTGGAGGGCGGAGCCAGTTCCCAAGCCACAAGCCTTTGATGCCATGAAAAAGGTAATCGAGATCGCGCAATCGATGGGCCACAAggctttcttcaatgttGGTGAGTTTTACGGACCAGATAGGGCCAATTTGCGCTATGTTAAGgaattcttcgagaaatatCCTGAACTGAGGAAGGATACACTGATCAGTTGCAAGGGAGCTGCTGACATCGCGACGCTGACTCCCAATGGAAGGCACGATGACGTTGTGAAGAGCGTTGAGAATTGTGTTGCTGCAATCGGGGGATTCATAGACATTTTCGAGCCTGCCAGACTAGATCTGTCCATCTGTAGTGATGGCCAGGCTTATCCTTACGAGACTTTTGAAGCGCTTGCTGAAATGGTGGAAAGGGGCGCAATTGGTGGCATTTCTTTGAGTGAAGTCACTGCAGATCAGATTCGTGCGGTATATAAAGACTGGAGCAAATATTTGGTTTGTGTGGAGGTTGAGCTTTCAATGTTTACCCCAGCTATTTTGACGAACGGAGTCCTGGAGGCAACTAATGAGTTGAACATCGTTACTATTATCTACTCGCCTTTGGGCAGGGGATTGCTGACAGGAACGATCACTAGCAGCAAAGATATTCCCGCTGGTGACTTTAGAAATCAATTGCACAGGTTCAAAGACGAGAGCTTAAAACAGAACTTGACGCTAGTTGCCTTCTTGCAGCAGGAGATAGTCCAGAAAAGACCTAAGAGTGAGGAGATTACCTTGCCCCAGTTGGCTTTGGGCTGGGTGAAACATTGGAACAAGACGAAGCTTTGTGCCAAGACCCATCTGCTGCCTATACCTAGTGGCTCTAGCGTCACAAGAGTGGAAGAGAATATGAACGAAGTGAAGGCCCAGATCACGGACGAGgaatttgaaagaataAATGACTATCTGAAGAGTTTCAAGACTATTGGGGACGCATATGAAATGGCAAACTAA